The Agrobacterium cucumeris genome has a segment encoding these proteins:
- a CDS encoding ABC transporter ATP-binding protein, which produces MSDILSMKPAKPLLEVRNLVTEFPVRNGVFRAVNDLSFSIDRGKTLCVVGESGSGKSVTARSILQIIDSPGSIASGSIILNRADGTSLDLAKLDPRSRAIRSVRGADIAMIFQEPMSSLSPVHTVGDQITEVLRLHLKMSKAQARAEAIELLRQVEIPNPEKALDRYAFQYSGGMRQRAMIAMALACKPQLLIADEPTTALDVTTQAEILDLISRLQKAHGMAVLFITHDMGVVAQIADDVLVMHHGVAKEYGTVEQIFHSPQDPYTRMLIGSVLKLEQKAEIRLARPPLDLAAAPILEVNDLSMHFGEMKALDGVSIKLLPGETLGIVGESGSGKTTMGRSIMRLYDPTGGEMRYRRADGTVVDLAKIEGAELKAARRELRMVFQDPFGSLNPRMTVAQVIGEPLLVNGIARGRELDERVCALMEQVGLDPTGRERYPHAFSGGQRQRIGIARAITLKPRIIVADEATSALDVSVRFQVLDLLMRLQDELGLAYIFISHDIGVIRYMCDRVGVMYRGKLVEVGEAEKVCNAPDHPYTQALLSAIPRPDPRDRDRTRRFRYVEPSEIKNGVAAR; this is translated from the coding sequence ATGAGCGATATTCTCTCCATGAAGCCAGCAAAGCCGCTGCTTGAAGTCCGTAATCTGGTCACCGAGTTTCCGGTCAGAAACGGGGTATTCCGGGCGGTCAACGATCTGTCTTTTTCCATCGACCGCGGCAAGACGCTGTGTGTCGTCGGCGAAAGCGGTTCGGGCAAGTCCGTCACCGCCCGCTCGATCCTGCAGATCATCGACAGCCCCGGCTCCATCGCATCCGGGTCGATCATCCTCAACCGCGCCGATGGCACGTCTCTCGATCTCGCAAAGCTCGATCCGCGCAGCCGGGCGATCCGCTCGGTACGCGGCGCAGACATCGCGATGATCTTTCAGGAGCCGATGTCGTCGCTTTCACCCGTGCACACCGTGGGTGACCAGATCACCGAGGTGCTGCGGCTGCATCTGAAGATGAGCAAGGCGCAGGCGCGGGCCGAGGCTATCGAGCTGCTGCGGCAGGTGGAAATCCCCAATCCTGAAAAGGCGCTGGATCGTTATGCCTTCCAGTATTCCGGCGGCATGCGCCAGCGCGCCATGATCGCCATGGCGCTGGCCTGCAAACCGCAATTGCTGATCGCCGACGAACCGACAACGGCACTTGATGTGACGACACAGGCCGAAATCCTCGACCTGATATCGCGGCTGCAAAAGGCGCATGGCATGGCGGTGCTGTTCATCACCCATGACATGGGTGTGGTGGCGCAGATTGCCGATGACGTGCTGGTCATGCATCACGGTGTCGCCAAGGAATATGGCACTGTCGAGCAGATATTCCACAGCCCGCAGGATCCCTATACCCGCATGTTGATCGGCTCGGTGCTGAAACTGGAGCAGAAAGCGGAAATCCGGCTTGCCCGCCCGCCGCTCGATCTTGCCGCAGCGCCCATCCTGGAGGTCAACGACCTCTCCATGCATTTCGGCGAGATGAAGGCGCTGGATGGCGTCTCGATCAAGCTGTTGCCCGGCGAGACGCTCGGCATCGTCGGCGAAAGCGGTTCCGGCAAGACCACGATGGGCCGCTCCATCATGCGCCTTTACGATCCGACCGGCGGCGAAATGCGCTATCGCCGGGCGGATGGCACGGTGGTCGATTTGGCCAAAATCGAAGGTGCCGAGCTGAAAGCTGCACGGCGCGAATTGCGCATGGTCTTCCAGGACCCGTTCGGCTCACTCAATCCGCGCATGACGGTGGCGCAGGTGATCGGCGAGCCGTTGCTGGTCAACGGCATTGCCAGGGGCAGGGAACTGGATGAACGCGTCTGCGCCCTGATGGAGCAGGTGGGGCTGGATCCTACCGGGCGTGAGCGTTACCCGCACGCCTTTTCGGGCGGCCAGCGCCAGCGCATCGGCATCGCCCGCGCCATCACGCTGAAGCCGCGCATCATCGTGGCGGACGAAGCGACCTCGGCGCTGGATGTTTCGGTGCGGTTCCAGGTGCTGGATCTGCTCATGCGGCTGCAGGACGAGCTGGGGCTCGCTTACATCTTCATCAGCCACGATATCGGCGTCATCAGATACATGTGCGACCGCGTCGGGGTGATGTATCGCGGCAAGCTGGTGGAAGTGGGAGAGGCGGAAAAGGTCTGCAACGCGCCGGATCACCCTTATACGCAGGCGCTTCTTTCCGCCATTCCGCGCCCCGACCCGCGCGACCGGGATCGCACCCGGAGGTTCCGCTATGTCGAGCCATCCGAGATCAAGAACGGGGTTGCGGCCCGATAA
- a CDS encoding aldose 1-epimerase, with protein sequence MPSPETVAISCGPFSARLRPAWGGRITHLHHADHGDILVPTGEDGFEPLNWPRAGAYPLFPYHNRLYGGSFVHAGIRHNLLPHPALAPDAMHGPAHRRAWEISDLDFDRAGLVLDYEADGEWPFSFRAEQSFLLENTGLTVDLSITNLADVPAPMALGWHPYLAAGLGCDARTDARLQYPLDPQNVPTGQPAVPRHNTAIPAATGYTLHYTDWSNAHVQFDRFSLRIEADPVFGHLAVHRMDRYLCLEPVSMAAGALGVPETQREVFGVRIIPPGERLSGRIRLSIGP encoded by the coding sequence ATGCCTTCGCCTGAAACGGTTGCGATAAGCTGCGGGCCGTTTTCGGCCCGCCTGCGCCCCGCATGGGGCGGCAGGATTACCCATCTGCACCATGCCGACCACGGCGATATTCTGGTGCCTACGGGCGAGGACGGTTTCGAGCCGCTCAACTGGCCGCGCGCCGGCGCATACCCGCTGTTCCCTTATCACAACCGGCTTTATGGCGGCTCATTCGTTCATGCCGGCATCCGCCATAACCTCCTGCCACATCCTGCGCTCGCGCCGGATGCCATGCATGGGCCTGCGCACCGGCGCGCATGGGAGATTTCCGATCTGGATTTCGATCGGGCCGGGCTGGTACTCGACTATGAGGCTGACGGGGAATGGCCCTTTTCTTTCCGCGCCGAACAGTCCTTTCTGCTTGAAAACACCGGCCTCACCGTGGATCTGTCGATCACCAATCTCGCGGACGTGCCCGCGCCGATGGCGCTCGGATGGCATCCCTATCTGGCCGCCGGACTTGGTTGCGACGCGCGCACGGATGCCAGACTGCAATATCCGCTGGACCCGCAGAACGTGCCGACCGGCCAGCCGGCAGTCCCTCGCCACAACACCGCCATTCCCGCCGCAACGGGATACACGTTGCATTATACCGACTGGTCAAATGCACATGTGCAATTTGACAGGTTTTCGCTGCGGATCGAGGCCGATCCGGTTTTTGGCCATCTCGCCGTTCACCGCATGGACCGCTATCTTTGCCTCGAGCCCGTTTCCATGGCCGCCGGAGCGCTTGGCGTGCCGGAGACGCAGCGGGAAGTGTTTGGTGTCAGGATCATCCCGCCCGGAGAGCGCCTGTCGGGACGCATCCGGCTTTCCATCGGGCCTTAA
- a CDS encoding galactarate dehydratase, whose amino-acid sequence MKIDRMRVFVTRDKDRPRVVVALDADDGLTGWGECYNHGPDLALPPLLDYLYGFLAGQDPTRVEYLYNLLLQQNRFPPGALGLSAISALDHCLWDLAAKAAGVPVYKLLGGEVRDRIKVYAGVYTAPDAPAAKEEFDRLNEDWGFTAFKLSPWRLDIHAHRWGEVVRSSAEYFRSLRETVRPDYDIAFDAHAKIFEPAAARQLGNALAPYDPLFFEEPLRPENIEMWGDLKQGLNCTLATGESLYHRNEFLRLLQVKGADIIQPDICVVGGISEMRRIATLAEAHFVSIAPHNPMGPLATAVNVHFSAAQQNFRILEYRLPKGQCYVYGGTDLEKREDETRYVVDPYLPKDGYLELRPDRPGWGVEMDEKAMQEDGYVHWQRRVPKRPDGSYAFA is encoded by the coding sequence ATGAAAATCGATCGCATGCGGGTATTCGTCACCCGCGACAAGGACCGTCCCCGCGTTGTCGTCGCTCTCGATGCCGATGACGGTCTGACCGGCTGGGGTGAGTGTTACAATCACGGCCCCGATCTCGCCCTGCCGCCGTTGCTGGATTACCTCTACGGCTTCCTTGCCGGGCAGGACCCGACGCGGGTTGAATATCTCTACAATCTCCTTCTGCAGCAAAACCGTTTTCCGCCCGGCGCACTCGGCCTTTCGGCCATCTCGGCGCTGGACCATTGCCTCTGGGACCTTGCCGCCAAGGCGGCGGGGGTGCCGGTCTACAAACTGCTGGGCGGCGAAGTGCGCGACCGTATCAAGGTCTATGCCGGGGTCTACACGGCTCCGGACGCGCCGGCTGCAAAGGAAGAGTTCGATCGTCTGAATGAGGACTGGGGCTTCACGGCCTTCAAGCTCAGCCCGTGGCGCCTCGATATCCACGCGCATCGCTGGGGTGAGGTGGTGCGCAGTTCTGCCGAATATTTCCGCTCGCTTCGCGAGACCGTACGGCCCGATTACGATATCGCCTTTGATGCCCATGCCAAGATTTTCGAACCTGCGGCCGCCCGCCAGCTCGGCAACGCGCTTGCCCCTTACGATCCGCTGTTCTTCGAGGAGCCTTTGCGTCCGGAAAACATCGAGATGTGGGGAGACCTGAAGCAGGGGCTGAACTGCACGCTGGCAACAGGGGAAAGTCTGTATCATCGCAATGAGTTCCTGCGTCTTCTTCAGGTAAAGGGTGCGGATATCATCCAGCCCGATATCTGCGTCGTCGGCGGCATTTCTGAGATGCGCCGCATCGCTACGCTTGCGGAAGCCCATTTTGTCAGCATCGCGCCGCATAACCCGATGGGGCCGCTCGCCACTGCCGTCAATGTGCATTTTTCCGCGGCCCAGCAGAATTTCCGTATTCTCGAATACCGACTGCCGAAAGGGCAATGCTACGTCTATGGCGGCACCGATCTGGAAAAACGCGAGGATGAAACCCGTTATGTCGTCGACCCCTATCTGCCGAAGGACGGATATCTGGAACTGAGGCCGGATCGCCCCGGCTGGGGTGTCGAGATGGATGAAAAAGCCATGCAGGAAGATGGTTATGTTCACTGGCAGAGGCGGGTACCAAAACGTCCTGACGGATCCTATGCCTTCGCCTGA